Within the Paraburkholderia aromaticivorans genome, the region GCGACGGTATCAAGCCTTGCGAATGCGTCCAGAGACCGACGCAGGATGTGCGTCGCCATTTCACCCGACAGCTTGATTTCTGCGATGTTGATTGTTCGCGCCGCGCCGTCTTCTGCAATGCGTCGCGTACGTTTCGCTATCTTTCGCGCTTCGTCGCCCGCGCGCTCGAGATTGGTGATGGTCTTCGAGGCTGCCATCAGCAACCGGAGGTCTTTAGCGGCAGGCTGGCGACGAGCGATGATGTTGCTCAACTCCTCGTCTATCTGGACTTCCATCGTGTTTAACCGATGCTCATCGGAGATGACCTGTTCGACAATATCGAGGTCGAAGGTGTCCAGCGCCTGCATAGCACGGGCAATCTGTTGTTCCACGAGACCGCCCATCTCGAGTAGCCGTCTGGATACCAGATTGAGGTCAGCGTCGAACTGGCTGGAGAGGTGCTTATCGGGCATTTTCGCTCCCTAGCCGAAACGGCCGGTGACGTAGTCTTCGGTCGCTTTCTGGTTGGGCTTCGAAAAAATCTGCTCGGTGGTGCCGAACTCAATGAGCTTCCCCAGATGCATGAACGCAGTATGCTCCGAGACGCGGGCCGCCTGCTGCATGTTGTGAGTGACGATGACGACCGTGTAGTGTTTTCGCAGCGCATGCAGCAGGTCTTCAATCTTGCCGGTTGCTATCGGGTCCAGCGCGGAAGTCGGTTCGTCCAGCAGCAACACTTCCGGGTCGATGGCTAGCGCACGGGCAATACAAAGACGCTGCTGTTGTCCACCAGACAGGGCTAACGCGCTCTGGTCCAGCTTGTCCTTTACCTCATCCCACAAGGCAGCCTGCCTCAGCGCGAATTCAACGCGCTCATCCAGTTCGCTGCGCGTTAACACTTCATGATGGGTAATCGCCAGCGCAACGTTGTCGTAAATCGACATCGTGAATGGCGTAGGCTTCTGAAACACCATACCGACCTTCAGACGCAACTCGTTCAGCTTGAATTGCGGGTCGAGGATGTTTTTTCCATCCATCTCGACTTCGCCAGTCGCTTTCTGCTCTGGATAAATCGAGTACATCCGGTTCAGAACCCGCAGCAGTGTCGACTTGCCGCAACCTGACGAGCCGATGATTGCGGTCACTTCCCGGTCTGGGAAATCGACGTTGACGTCGTACAGCGCCTGACGTCGGCCGTAGTGGAAATTCAGTCCGCGCACAGAGATGCGCGCTTTGGTCGTCCGGGCGGTTGGCATCTTAACGGGAGGCATGAGCGCGATTGAAGAAGGTGCGTGACAGGATGGCCAGCGCCAGGACAAACACCGTCATCAGGAACGCGCCAGCCCACGCCAGCGTGTGCCACGCCTCGTACGGGCTCATCGCGTACTGAAAGATAACGACCGGAATATTAGCGAGCGGGCCGTTCGGCGTCGTTGACCAGTACTGGTTGTTCAGTGCGGTAAAGAGCAACGGCGCGGTTTCCCCGCTGATGCGGGCGACGGCGAGCAACGCGCCAGTCACGATGCCGGCGCTCGCAGCCTTCAGAAGAATGCGAGAACTGATTTTCCAGCGCGGGATGCCTAGCGACAGTGCGGCCTCACGCATGCTGTCCGGAATCAGCTGGAGCATCTCATCGGTGGTCCGGATGACGACCGGCAACATGATGATGGCAAGTGCCACCGCTCCGGCCCAGCCTGAGAAGTGGCCTATCTGACGCACGATGAGCTCGTAGGTGAACAGGCCGATGACAATCGACGGTGCGCTCAGAAGGATGTCGTTGACGAAGCGCACGACTGCACCAAGGCGCGTACGGCGTGCGTACTCGGCCAGATAGATTCCTGCCATCAATCCGAGCGGTACGCCGATGAGAGATGCGATACCTATCATCAGGAAGCTACCGTACAGCGCGTTCAGAAGCCCCCCTTGTTGACCTGGTGGCGGTGTCATCTGCGTGAAAAGGCTCGGCCCTAGCGCCGCGAAGCCATTTATCACCGTAGTCGCGAGAATCCAGAACAGCCAGAACAGGCCAAAAAGCGTCGACAGGACCGACAGGACGAAAACAACGTTGTTCGTCATGCGCCGCCGACGGAATTTCTTCATGTCGAAGGTTGTGTCCATCACTTCGCTCCTTCCATGCTGTTCAGGCGCAGCAGCAAAATCTTTGCCAATGCCAGGACGATGAACGTGACCACAAAGAGGACGAAGCCCAGCGCGATGAGCGACGACAGGTAGATGGGCGAATCGGCTTCGGTGAACTCATTGGCGAGGGTCGCCGCGATGGAGTTGCTGGGGTCCATCAGCGAAACGCTCAGGTCGTGGGCGTTGCCCAGCACGAAGGTCACCGCCATCGTTTCGCCCAATGCTCGACCGAGACCCAGAAAAATGGCCCCAATGACCGCTGAGCGTGTGTACGGAAGAACGACCTTTCGAATCACTTCCCACCGCGTTGCCCCGAGCGCGAAAGCAGATTCTTTGAGCATCTGTGGCGTCGCGGAAAAGACGTCGCGCATCACAGCGGTGATGAAAGGGATAATCATGATGCCGAGAATCAGGCCGGCCGGCAGCAGGCCGAGACCGATGGGCGCGCCCGAGAACAGCCGGCCAATCAGCCACGCGTCGCCAAACGTGTTGATGAGCCAGGGCTCAACATGGTCGGCAAGCACTGGGGCGAACACGAACAGGCCCCACATGCCGTAGATGATGCTGGGAATCGCAGCGAGCAGCTCGATTGCGGTGCTGACGGGTCCCTTCATCCAGCGAGGTGCGATTTCCGTGAGGAACATCGCGATACCAAAGCTGATTGGGACCGCGATGAGCAGCGCCAGGAAAGAACTCACCAGCGTGCCGTAGATTGGAATCAACGCGCCAAATTTGTGAGCCACGGCATCCCAATCGGTGCTGACGAGAAAATGCCAGCCGAACGTCTGGAAAGCGAGCCGGCCACCCCACAGCATCGAGAACGCGACGCCAGATAGCAGGACCAGGACGAATATCGCTGCGCTAAAGGCCGCAAACCAGAACATGCGGTCCGCCGCCGCATCGGGTAGCCAGCGCTTGCGGGCCCGAAACGTCAGCTCGGTACCGAGGACGGTGCCTTTTCGGCGCTCACCGTCTAACCCTTTGGCCAGTTCTTCAGCAGTAGTGGGCATGAACATTTCCTCTACTGGTGGCGGGCGCCATCGGCCCCACGCCACCGTGGGTTGCGGGACCGTCAGAACTTGAAGTTGGTCGACCAGTACGTCTCGATCTGCTTGACGAGCGGCTCCGGCAGCGGAACGTAGTCAAGAGACTGGGCCTGCTGCTGGCCCTTCTCGAGCGCCCAGCGGAAGAATTCGATGGTTGCCTTCGATTGCGCAGCGTTCTTCGGTTGCTTGTACATGACGATGAACGTCGTGGCAGTAACCGGATAGGCATCAGCACCCGCAGCGTCAGTCATCACGAGGTCGAAATCCTGTGCCTTGGTCCAGTCTGCGGTTGCCGCTGCTGCCTGGAACGATTTCGCGTTCGGTTCAACGAAGTTGCCGGCCTTGTTCTGCACGGAGCCATACGTCATCTTGTTCTGCAGCACGTAGGCGTACTCGACGTATCCGATGGAGTTTTTCAGGCGGTTCACGTAGGCTGCGACGCCTTCGTTACCTTTGCCGCCGACGCCCGTGGGCCATGCGACAGACGTCCCTTCACCGACTTTGGTCTTCCATTCCGGGCTGACCTTCGAGAGGTAGTTGACCCAGTTGAAAGTGGTGCCAGAACCATCGGAGCGGTGCACCACGGTGATGGTGGCGTCCGGCAGCTTCAGACCCGGGTTGGCTTTCGCAATGGCCGGGTCACTCCACTTCTTGATTTTGCCCAGGTAGATGTCCGCGAGAACGGGCCCGGTGAAACGAATCTTGCCCGGCGTGACACCTTCGATATTTACGACCGGAACGACGCCACCAATGACGGAAGGAAATTGACCCATCTCCTTCGCTTTCAGGTCCTCGATGGACATCGGCATATCGGTCGCGCCGAAGTCGACCGTCGCGGCCTTGATTTGCGCGATGCCGCCGCCGGAACCGATGGACTGGTAATTGACCTTGGTGCCCGAAGCCTGGTTGTAGTCCGAAGACCACTTCGAGAGAATGGGGTACACAAAGGTGGAACCGGCGCCGGTGATTTCTACCGCGTGGGCGGCGACCGCGAAGGTTGCCACTACTAAAGCACCCGCCAGACGTTGCACAAACCGCGTATTCATCTTGGTCATCCTCAGTAAGTAAGCATCATTTCCATAAAACTAGATACGTTACGACTGTCGGGATGCTAAGTATAGTTCGTGACATTCAGGTGACAAGGGTTCGGCTTTATGAAATTTATGTGACGAGCGGATTGCCCCGTAGCCGCTGAGGCATGATGCGGACGGGGCAACTTGCCGCACAACGACATTTCCATTATATTAGAGATGTCGATATAACAAGCCGCTGCCTGAAACAGGCTGGAGAATCTCGTGACCGAACACCGCAAATACAACGTCCTGTTCCTCTGTACGCACAATTCCGCGCGCTCTATTCTTGCTGAAGCGGCGCTTAATCAGCTCGCGAGCGACCGGTTCGTCGGCTACAGCGCCGGCAGCCATCCCGGAACGGCTCCGAACCCTTTTGCGCTTGACCTGCTGCGTTCGCAGGGGATTTCGACCGAAGGGCTGCGCAGCAAGAGCTGGGACGAGTTCGCTGAAGACGGCGCACCGCAAATCGATTTCATTTTTACTGTCTGCGACAACGCAGCCGGCGAGGTATGCCCGATTTGGCCCGGTCACCCTGCCAAAGCACACTGGGGCGTAGCTGACCCGTCGACGGCCGAAGGCTCGGACGATGACAAGCGCAAGGCATTCCTGCAGGCCTATGTTCAGATGAGGAAGCGCATCGAGCTCTTCACGAATCTGCCATTCGAAAAGCTGGACCGCATCGCAATCCAG harbors:
- the phoU gene encoding phosphate signaling complex protein PhoU translates to MPDKHLSSQFDADLNLVSRRLLEMGGLVEQQIARAMQALDTFDLDIVEQVISDEHRLNTMEVQIDEELSNIIARRQPAAKDLRLLMAASKTITNLERAGDEARKIAKRTRRIAEDGAARTINIAEIKLSGEMATHILRRSLDAFARLDTVAAAQIVRDDQAIDEQFRGFVRKLVTYMMEDPRRISVGLDYLFVAKAIERIGDHATNIAEFIIYVVKGTDVRHLPHEELERRALDTKD
- the pstB gene encoding phosphate ABC transporter ATP-binding protein PstB gives rise to the protein MPPVKMPTARTTKARISVRGLNFHYGRRQALYDVNVDFPDREVTAIIGSSGCGKSTLLRVLNRMYSIYPEQKATGEVEMDGKNILDPQFKLNELRLKVGMVFQKPTPFTMSIYDNVALAITHHEVLTRSELDERVEFALRQAALWDEVKDKLDQSALALSGGQQQRLCIARALAIDPEVLLLDEPTSALDPIATGKIEDLLHALRKHYTVVIVTHNMQQAARVSEHTAFMHLGKLIEFGTTEQIFSKPNQKATEDYVTGRFG
- the pstA gene encoding phosphate ABC transporter permease PstA, whose amino-acid sequence is MDTTFDMKKFRRRRMTNNVVFVLSVLSTLFGLFWLFWILATTVINGFAALGPSLFTQMTPPPGQQGGLLNALYGSFLMIGIASLIGVPLGLMAGIYLAEYARRTRLGAVVRFVNDILLSAPSIVIGLFTYELIVRQIGHFSGWAGAVALAIIMLPVVIRTTDEMLQLIPDSMREAALSLGIPRWKISSRILLKAASAGIVTGALLAVARISGETAPLLFTALNNQYWSTTPNGPLANIPVVIFQYAMSPYEAWHTLAWAGAFLMTVFVLALAILSRTFFNRAHASR
- the pstC gene encoding phosphate ABC transporter permease subunit PstC, producing MFWFAAFSAAIFVLVLLSGVAFSMLWGGRLAFQTFGWHFLVSTDWDAVAHKFGALIPIYGTLVSSFLALLIAVPISFGIAMFLTEIAPRWMKGPVSTAIELLAAIPSIIYGMWGLFVFAPVLADHVEPWLINTFGDAWLIGRLFSGAPIGLGLLPAGLILGIMIIPFITAVMRDVFSATPQMLKESAFALGATRWEVIRKVVLPYTRSAVIGAIFLGLGRALGETMAVTFVLGNAHDLSVSLMDPSNSIAATLANEFTEADSPIYLSSLIALGFVLFVVTFIVLALAKILLLRLNSMEGAK
- the pstS gene encoding phosphate ABC transporter substrate-binding protein PstS; translation: MNTRFVQRLAGALVVATFAVAAHAVEITGAGSTFVYPILSKWSSDYNQASGTKVNYQSIGSGGGIAQIKAATVDFGATDMPMSIEDLKAKEMGQFPSVIGGVVPVVNIEGVTPGKIRFTGPVLADIYLGKIKKWSDPAIAKANPGLKLPDATITVVHRSDGSGTTFNWVNYLSKVSPEWKTKVGEGTSVAWPTGVGGKGNEGVAAYVNRLKNSIGYVEYAYVLQNKMTYGSVQNKAGNFVEPNAKSFQAAAATADWTKAQDFDLVMTDAAGADAYPVTATTFIVMYKQPKNAAQSKATIEFFRWALEKGQQQAQSLDYVPLPEPLVKQIETYWSTNFKF
- a CDS encoding arsenate reductase ArsC, with the protein product MTEHRKYNVLFLCTHNSARSILAEAALNQLASDRFVGYSAGSHPGTAPNPFALDLLRSQGISTEGLRSKSWDEFAEDGAPQIDFIFTVCDNAAGEVCPIWPGHPAKAHWGVADPSTAEGSDDDKRKAFLQAYVQMRKRIELFTNLPFEKLDRIAIQQEMQNIGTSLREKGE